A stretch of Rhodoferax potami DNA encodes these proteins:
- a CDS encoding ATP-binding protein — MPLNPDVRPDMHTGAPASASAPEPVPFPFTALVGQQALQRALLLVAVDPGIGGVLIGGPRGTAKSTAARALAALLPQAPFVTLPLAASLEQLVGTLSIEDALQSGAVRLSPGLVARAHQGVLYVDEVNLLPDALVDALLDVAASGVNTVERDGISQRHAARFVLVGTMNPEEGELRPQLLDRFGLSVWLHNPTDAAQRQQIVRSRLLFDADPTAVAESHADALQNLAASVLDAQALLPRVQWPDDALAHAGALALAAGVDGVRADLVMLRAARASAALDGRDAVTVADVDAVAELALHHRRQAFAQQPTPQVSQKSQPPNQSQDASAPQTESAGAGSADGDWGAMPPVPVGTVRQAAAGVLPPKKA; from the coding sequence ATGCCCCTTAATCCTGACGTCCGTCCAGACATGCACACCGGCGCCCCGGCATCCGCGAGCGCGCCTGAGCCCGTGCCTTTCCCCTTCACCGCGCTGGTGGGCCAGCAGGCACTGCAGCGCGCTTTGCTGCTGGTGGCGGTAGACCCCGGCATTGGTGGGGTGCTCATTGGCGGGCCGCGCGGCACCGCCAAGTCCACCGCTGCGCGCGCCTTGGCCGCCTTGCTGCCGCAGGCTCCGTTTGTCACGCTGCCACTTGCTGCCAGCCTGGAGCAGCTGGTGGGCACGCTGAGCATTGAAGACGCCTTGCAAAGCGGCGCCGTGCGCCTCTCGCCTGGGCTGGTGGCGCGGGCGCATCAGGGCGTGCTGTATGTGGACGAGGTGAATTTGCTGCCCGACGCGCTGGTCGACGCCTTGCTGGACGTAGCCGCCAGCGGCGTCAACACCGTGGAGCGCGACGGCATTTCGCAGCGCCACGCCGCGCGCTTTGTGCTGGTGGGCACCATGAACCCGGAGGAGGGCGAGCTGCGCCCCCAACTGCTGGACCGCTTTGGCCTCTCGGTGTGGCTGCACAACCCTACTGACGCAGCGCAGCGCCAACAGATCGTGCGCAGCCGCTTGCTGTTTGACGCTGACCCTACTGCGGTAGCCGAGAGCCATGCCGACGCATTGCAAAACCTGGCCGCCAGCGTGCTGGACGCGCAAGCCCTGTTACCCCGCGTGCAGTGGCCGGACGACGCACTGGCCCACGCCGGTGCGTTGGCGCTAGCTGCCGGAGTCGACGGTGTGCGGGCCGATTTGGTGATGCTGCGCGCTGCCCGCGCATCTGCAGCGCTTGACGGGCGCGATGCGGTAACCGTGGCTGATGTGGACGCTGTGGCCGAGCTGGCCTTGCACCATCGCCGGCAGGCTTTTGCCCAGCAACCCACACCACAAGTCTCACAGAAGTCACAACCCCCCAACCAAAGCCAAGACGCCAGCGCCCCCCAGACGGAATCGGCCGGTGCCGGTAGTGCCGATGGCGATTGGGGCGCCATGCCCCCTGTGCCCGTGGGCACCGTGCGACAAGCGGCAGCAGGAGTGCTTCCGCCAAAAAAAGCCTGA
- a CDS encoding vWA domain-containing protein — MRAPSGPATQRGAIAWLPTLQAKGRNPLVAQHLRWREPKGKPSTLHLLLLDTSGSMRQGGRLARAKGYAAQVLEQAARAGDHVALLCFGGQGVEVLVPPGPARRAAAVRVQQRGGGGGTPMAQAMAAADNLMAQHRRVRGTLGSANTVLWLLTDGRTLDQPRTPQGADQLVVVDFDDAKVKVGRCADWAVRWGAEYRHGD, encoded by the coding sequence GTGCGCGCGCCATCCGGCCCGGCAACACAACGGGGCGCCATCGCCTGGCTGCCCACCCTGCAAGCCAAAGGCCGCAATCCCCTGGTCGCACAGCACCTGCGCTGGCGCGAGCCCAAGGGCAAGCCGTCTACCTTGCATTTGCTGCTGCTGGACACCTCCGGCTCCATGCGCCAAGGCGGCCGCCTGGCGCGGGCCAAAGGCTACGCCGCCCAAGTGCTGGAGCAAGCCGCCCGCGCGGGCGACCATGTGGCGCTGTTGTGCTTTGGCGGGCAGGGCGTAGAAGTGCTGGTGCCCCCCGGCCCCGCACGCCGCGCGGCTGCAGTGCGCGTGCAACAGCGCGGCGGTGGTGGCGGCACGCCCATGGCGCAGGCTATGGCGGCTGCCGACAACCTCATGGCCCAACACCGCCGGGTACGCGGCACCCTGGGCAGTGCCAACACCGTGCTTTGGTTGCTGACCGACGGTCGTACCCTGGATCAACCGCGCACACCACAAGGCGCCGATCAATTGGTGGTGGTGGACTTCGACGACGCCAAGGTCAAGGTAGGGCGCTGTGCAGACTGGGCTGTGCGCTGGGGGGCAGAGTACCGGCACGGTGACTAG
- a CDS encoding PEP-CTERM sorting domain-containing protein, translating to MDVKPTEGVRKMASIKKHFVCVAVAALLAGAGASAQTAKHQYRLDGTLSDDFGGPALVASGGTLNSTDYVFGRNQGLTLTESLGSVYTIDLSFSFDSHGGWQKIVDFSNLSSDIGMYTLGTQYQFFNLTSDIGAAPAVGVAGRLTLTRDASSLLSIYSNGTLLTSFSDQSAADLTGRTASFFIDDFPTGQSESGTGKVNYIRTYDTALSAIQVASLASPLAPVPEPETYALLLAGLGIIGAAVKRRKAMQA from the coding sequence ATGGATGTAAAACCAACCGAGGGAGTAAGAAAGATGGCCTCAATAAAGAAACATTTCGTCTGCGTTGCAGTTGCAGCTTTGCTAGCTGGTGCAGGTGCTTCCGCACAAACCGCAAAGCACCAATATCGCTTAGACGGTACGCTTAGTGACGACTTCGGTGGGCCAGCGCTTGTGGCTAGCGGCGGTACTTTGAATTCGACCGATTATGTTTTTGGGAGAAATCAAGGGCTCACACTGACAGAGTCACTGGGTTCGGTTTACACCATCGATTTGAGCTTCAGCTTTGATTCTCATGGTGGATGGCAAAAAATTGTTGACTTCAGCAATTTATCGTCTGACATCGGTATGTACACCCTCGGCACACAGTACCAATTTTTCAATTTGACATCAGATATCGGTGCCGCACCTGCAGTTGGTGTAGCGGGCCGCTTGACATTAACGCGCGACGCTTCAAGTTTGTTAAGCATCTACTCAAACGGCACTCTGCTCACAAGTTTCAGTGACCAATCAGCTGCAGATTTGACTGGACGCACAGCAAGCTTCTTTATAGACGATTTCCCCACCGGACAATCGGAGTCAGGGACCGGTAAAGTGAATTACATCCGTACCTACGACACTGCTTTGAGCGCCATTCAAGTGGCCTCACTTGCATCTCCTTTGGCACCCGTTCCGGAACCCGAAACCTATGCCCTGCTGCTGGCAGGTTTGGGAATCATTGGCGCTGCTGTAAAACGCCGTAAGGCAATGCAAGCGTAA
- a CDS encoding beta strand repeat-containing protein, with amino-acid sequence MSGITFASGAGAYNIGGNTITSTGDIINNSSRVQKLYAPTIVNANQTWDGGAEGLNVYGAITLRGYGLTLTNKTNLNNTAFNVNIGSSNAASLIVQNASVVNTASAFLGTNTGGVGNVTVTGAGSQWKSSSNLIVGNNAKGIGTLNVENAAVVNSAQGYVGHSGGSTGSAKVTGAGSQWKTTSTLYVGNSGNGTLDVENGGVVNSLIGAIGFSTGGVGTATVTGAGSQWNNSTTISVGSSGTGTLNISNSGTVTTSELSVGNKGRVNLDGGTLQTSSAILKTGSVFNWLKGTLNLTGAGGASVGTGLLGSTTTLDSGQTLNVTNTLTVGSGKELVLNGGQVNANATTLTNGIIRSTGTIDVSRTGNITGSGSLDGAVTGGAGKTITASGGNLNLGNVASTNGYAFAGNLVVGSRQVDLLSANQAQLGTDTFLSRSGKLKAVNGINLGAGNTLTYLGDSTVEGNFTNNGSVGGNEGTLNFLNDVNGAGSYAGNVAFKAAFNPGSSLAAVSFNGGNVSFESGSVLNMEIFGSTPGAQYDQLVNINTLTFNGTLNLVFSNGYVPLAGSSFALFGFNTFNGSLTQDNITVTGYDRSRLDFSQLATNGSVSVTAVPEPETYAMLLAGLGLMGAIVRRRRASLSA; translated from the coding sequence GTGAGCGGCATCACCTTTGCTTCCGGTGCAGGCGCGTACAACATTGGTGGTAACACGATTACTTCTACAGGCGACATCATCAATAACAGCAGCAGAGTACAGAAACTCTACGCGCCCACTATTGTTAACGCTAATCAGACTTGGGATGGTGGCGCCGAAGGCCTTAATGTCTACGGCGCGATCACATTGCGTGGCTACGGACTCACATTGACAAATAAAACGAATTTGAACAACACAGCGTTCAATGTGAATATTGGCTCTTCAAATGCTGCTTCGCTCATCGTTCAAAATGCTAGCGTGGTTAACACAGCTAGCGCCTTTTTGGGCACCAACACCGGAGGTGTTGGCAATGTGACAGTTACCGGTGCCGGCTCACAATGGAAAAGCTCCTCAAACCTGATTGTCGGAAATAACGCTAAGGGAATAGGAACGTTGAATGTTGAAAATGCCGCTGTTGTAAATAGTGCGCAGGGGTACGTGGGTCACTCGGGTGGAAGTACTGGTAGTGCCAAAGTCACTGGTGCAGGTTCGCAATGGAAAACTACCAGCACCTTGTATGTCGGTAACTCAGGGAACGGCACTCTGGATGTTGAAAACGGCGGCGTTGTAAACAGCCTGATTGGTGCGATTGGTTTTTCTACCGGAGGTGTAGGTACCGCTACCGTCACGGGGGCAGGCTCGCAGTGGAACAACTCCACAACGATATCCGTTGGTAGCAGCGGCACGGGCACACTCAACATCAGTAACTCTGGAACAGTGACTACGTCTGAACTCTCCGTAGGTAACAAAGGGCGCGTAAACCTAGATGGCGGCACACTGCAAACGAGCAGCGCTATCCTAAAGACTGGTAGCGTCTTCAACTGGCTCAAAGGAACTTTAAATCTAACTGGAGCTGGTGGCGCGAGTGTTGGTACAGGCCTTTTGGGTTCGACCACTACACTCGACTCCGGGCAGACACTCAATGTGACCAACACTTTGACGGTTGGTAGCGGCAAAGAGTTGGTGTTGAATGGGGGGCAAGTCAATGCTAACGCGACAACCCTTACCAACGGCATTATTCGCAGCACAGGCACAATCGATGTTTCTCGTACAGGCAACATCACGGGCTCCGGCTCGCTGGATGGCGCAGTCACCGGTGGAGCTGGTAAAACAATAACAGCCAGTGGTGGCAACCTGAATCTTGGTAATGTAGCGTCGACAAATGGCTACGCTTTTGCCGGTAACCTGGTTGTTGGGTCCCGGCAAGTTGATTTACTGTCCGCAAATCAAGCTCAATTGGGTACGGATACGTTCCTCTCCAGATCGGGCAAACTCAAGGCGGTCAACGGCATCAATTTGGGCGCAGGAAACACTCTCACCTATCTTGGAGACAGCACTGTTGAAGGCAACTTCACGAACAACGGTAGCGTAGGCGGAAATGAGGGCACGCTTAACTTCTTGAACGATGTGAACGGTGCCGGAAGCTATGCGGGCAATGTGGCGTTCAAAGCTGCATTCAACCCTGGCAGCAGCCTTGCAGCAGTCAGCTTTAATGGTGGCAACGTCAGCTTTGAGAGCGGCTCGGTGTTGAACATGGAAATCTTCGGCAGTACACCAGGCGCCCAGTATGACCAGCTGGTGAATATCAACACACTGACATTCAACGGAACGCTCAACCTGGTGTTCTCGAATGGTTATGTGCCCTTGGCGGGCAGCAGCTTTGCATTGTTCGGGTTCAACACCTTCAATGGCTCTTTGACGCAAGACAACATCACGGTCACCGGCTATGACCGCAGCCGACTCGATTTTTCCCAGTTGGCTACAAACGGCAGTGTGAGTGTTACTGCGGTACCAGAACCAGAAACCTATGCCATGTTGTTGGCTGGCTTGGGGCTGATGGGAGCAATAGTTCGCCGCCGCAGAGCCAGCCTGTCTGCATAA
- a CDS encoding PEP-CTERM sorting domain-containing protein — protein MKFNNFVVAVVAAIAGLGAQTANAQWSITDLGDLPGGSNLSQAFGINNTGQVVGYSSAATGNRVFLWQNGIMTNLGDVPGEEVSPRRAHSINNSGQVVGYGFTASGTRAFVWQNGSMTNLGDLPGGADSSTAYGINNSGQVVGGSGAATGVRAFLWQNGSMTDLGDLPGGGDFSVASSINDSGQVVGYSGAGANTSRRAFLWQNGIMTNLGDLPGGYDNSEAYGINNAGQVVGNSRNARGDHAFLWQNGSMTDLGDLAGGADFGWSYASGINNSGQVVGNSWNGTGGRAFMWQNGVMADLNTFAGVAGMGWTLERATAINDVGQIVGYGTNPQGVEHAFLLTPVPEPETYAMLLAGLGLIGAAFKRRARKQG, from the coding sequence ATGAAATTCAATAATTTTGTTGTTGCGGTGGTCGCCGCGATCGCTGGACTAGGGGCACAAACAGCAAACGCTCAGTGGTCTATTACCGACTTAGGTGACTTGCCTGGGGGCAGCAATCTGAGTCAGGCCTTTGGCATCAACAACACTGGGCAGGTGGTGGGCTACAGCAGCGCTGCTACAGGCAACCGTGTCTTCTTGTGGCAAAACGGCATCATGACCAACTTGGGTGACGTGCCGGGGGAAGAGGTCAGTCCGAGACGGGCCCATAGCATCAACAACTCTGGGCAGGTGGTGGGCTACGGCTTCACCGCTTCTGGTACTCGTGCCTTCGTGTGGCAGAACGGCAGCATGACCAACTTGGGTGACTTGCCAGGGGGGGCTGATAGCAGTACTGCCTATGGCATCAACAACTCTGGGCAAGTTGTAGGTGGCAGCGGGGCTGCTACTGGTGTTCGTGCCTTCTTGTGGCAAAACGGCAGCATGACCGACTTGGGTGACCTGCCGGGGGGGGGTGATTTCAGCGTTGCCAGTAGCATTAACGACTCTGGCCAGGTGGTGGGCTACAGCGGCGCTGGTGCTAATACTAGTCGACGTGCCTTTTTGTGGCAAAACGGCATCATGACCAACTTGGGTGACTTGCCAGGGGGTTACGATAACAGCGAGGCCTATGGCATCAACAACGCTGGGCAGGTTGTGGGCAACAGCAGAAATGCTAGAGGCGATCATGCCTTCTTGTGGCAAAACGGCAGTATGACCGATTTGGGTGACCTAGCGGGGGGCGCAGATTTCGGCTGGAGCTATGCCTCTGGTATAAACAACTCAGGGCAAGTGGTAGGAAACAGCTGGAATGGTACTGGCGGACGTGCCTTTATGTGGCAGAACGGCGTCATGGCTGACTTGAATACGTTTGCTGGCGTGGCGGGCATGGGGTGGACCTTGGAGCGTGCAACAGCGATCAACGATGTGGGCCAGATCGTGGGCTACGGGACGAATCCTCAAGGTGTTGAGCATGCTTTTCTGCTCACCCCAGTTCCCGAGCCTGAAACCTACGCAATGTTGCTTGCGGGCTTGGGTTTGATCGGTGCCGCCTTTAAGCGCCGTGCACGCAAACAAGGCTAA
- the cobF gene encoding precorrin-6A synthase (deacetylating), with protein sequence MKVDLCLVGIGTGNPDHVTRQGVKALNAADLILVPHKGEGKADLAELRLELCQELVTNPATQVVQFDMPVRDAHDPDYPGAVNRWHDAIAEVWLAKIRAHLPEGGSVALLVWGDPSLYDSTLRIADRLALQLPLTVSVVPGITALQALTAAHAIALNDINAPVTITTGRQLRDHGWPESADTIAVMLDGHCAFQHLPPEGITIWWGAYLGMPQQICIAGPLAEVSERIQAERQSARAAHGWVMDIYLMRRVID encoded by the coding sequence ATGAAGGTAGATCTTTGCCTGGTCGGCATTGGCACCGGCAACCCTGACCACGTCACCCGCCAGGGCGTGAAAGCGCTGAACGCGGCGGACCTCATCCTCGTGCCGCACAAAGGCGAAGGCAAGGCGGACCTGGCCGAGCTGCGGCTGGAGTTATGCCAAGAGCTGGTCACCAACCCCGCCACGCAGGTGGTGCAGTTCGACATGCCAGTGCGCGACGCGCACGACCCGGACTACCCCGGCGCCGTCAACCGCTGGCACGACGCCATTGCGGAGGTCTGGCTGGCAAAAATCCGCGCCCATTTGCCCGAAGGTGGAAGCGTGGCCCTGCTAGTGTGGGGCGACCCGTCTTTGTATGACAGCACCCTGCGCATTGCAGACCGGCTGGCGCTGCAACTGCCGCTGACGGTGTCGGTGGTGCCCGGCATCACCGCACTGCAAGCGCTGACCGCCGCCCACGCCATTGCGCTCAACGACATCAACGCCCCGGTCACCATCACCACAGGCCGCCAACTGCGCGACCACGGCTGGCCCGAGAGCGCCGACACCATTGCTGTGATGCTGGACGGCCACTGCGCCTTCCAGCACCTGCCGCCCGAGGGCATCACCATCTGGTGGGGCGCCTACCTGGGCATGCCCCAACAAATCTGCATCGCCGGGCCGCTGGCAGAAGTGAGCGAGCGGATTCAGGCGGAGCGCCAATCCGCGCGCGCGGCGCATGGATGGGTGATGGATATATATTTGATGAGGCGAGTGATCGACTGA
- the cobM gene encoding precorrin-4 C(11)-methyltransferase has translation MTVHFIGAGPGAPDLLTLRGRDLIAASPVCLYAGSLVPEGVLAHCPPGARIVNTAPLSLEQIFEEISTAHAAGHDVARLHSGDLSVWSAMGEQLRGLRALGIPYTVTPGVPSFAAAAATLEAELTLPGLSQSVVLTRTSGRASAMPDTESLANFAATQAVLAIHLSIHVLPRVVAELSPHYGADCPVAVVWRASWPDERVVRATLATIEAAIGEGMERTALILVGHTLGQNLGEADFAHSRLYAGDYDRRYRPLGTAPRFPAGTE, from the coding sequence ATGACTGTTCACTTCATTGGCGCCGGCCCCGGCGCACCCGACCTTTTGACCCTGCGCGGGCGTGACCTGATTGCCGCCAGCCCTGTCTGCCTGTACGCCGGCTCGCTGGTGCCCGAGGGCGTGTTGGCCCACTGCCCACCAGGTGCGCGCATCGTCAACACCGCGCCACTGTCGTTGGAGCAAATTTTTGAGGAAATCAGCACCGCGCACGCCGCCGGGCACGACGTGGCCCGCTTGCATTCGGGTGATTTGTCGGTGTGGTCGGCCATGGGCGAGCAGCTGCGCGGCTTGCGCGCGCTGGGCATCCCCTACACAGTGACTCCGGGTGTGCCCTCTTTTGCCGCCGCCGCCGCCACGCTAGAAGCCGAGCTGACGCTGCCAGGCCTGAGCCAATCGGTGGTGCTCACCCGCACCTCGGGCCGCGCATCGGCCATGCCCGACACCGAGTCGCTGGCCAACTTTGCGGCCACGCAGGCGGTGCTGGCGATCCACCTGTCTATTCATGTGTTGCCGCGCGTGGTGGCCGAGCTGTCGCCTCACTACGGCGCAGACTGTCCAGTGGCCGTGGTCTGGCGCGCCAGCTGGCCGGACGAACGCGTGGTGCGCGCCACGCTTGCCACCATCGAAGCCGCGATTGGCGAGGGCATGGAGCGCACCGCGCTGATCCTAGTGGGCCACACACTCGGCCAAAACTTAGGCGAAGCAGACTTTGCCCACAGCCGCCTCTACGCCGGCGACTACGACCGCCGCTACCGCCCGCTGGGCACCGCGCCCCGCTTCCCGGCAGGCACTGAATGA
- a CDS encoding cobalamin biosynthesis protein gives MKLVAGLGFRVGSEVESLRSALQTALDAASKAHGKPITLAQLSALATAADKAHHPALLQLAAELQVSIHPIPLPALAEQSAAPSAHVPERYGAHSVAEAAALAAAGPGATLLGRRSISPDRMATAALASIENTSP, from the coding sequence ATGAAGCTGGTCGCGGGCTTGGGCTTCAGAGTCGGGAGCGAAGTGGAGTCTCTTCGCAGCGCCTTGCAGACCGCGCTGGACGCTGCCTCTAAAGCGCACGGCAAGCCCATCACCCTAGCCCAACTCAGCGCGCTCGCCACTGCAGCAGACAAAGCCCATCACCCCGCCCTGCTGCAACTGGCGGCCGAATTGCAAGTCTCCATCCACCCCATCCCCCTGCCCGCGCTGGCCGAGCAGTCTGCTGCGCCCAGTGCCCATGTGCCTGAACGCTACGGCGCCCACAGCGTAGCCGAGGCGGCGGCACTCGCAGCAGCTGGCCCCGGCGCAACACTGCTGGGCCGCCGCAGCATCAGCCCCGACCGCATGGCCACTGCGGCACTGGCTTCCATAGAAAATACCTCCCCATGA
- the cbiE gene encoding precorrin-6y C5,15-methyltransferase (decarboxylating) subunit CbiE yields the protein MSEPWLSKPWLSIIGIGEDGLHGLGDGSRSALARAQHVFGGPRHLALADVGSRGIEWPVPFDVAPVLALRGQPVVVLASGDPFWFGAGGSLAAHLQAGEWVAHPAPSTLSLAAARLAWRLEAVHCFGLHAAPFARTRSSLHPGAQLICLLRDAAAVGEFAQWLTTQRCGASNVWVLEALGGTRERISHTTADALDFANIQAPVAVAVQVASTDTAFKGLPRSPGLPDAGFASDGQITKLPIRALTLAALAPRPGEHLWDLGAGSGSVSVEWCLAGGSSSAVEQHAERVTNIRSNAANFGIDHRLTVHHGHTPDMLASLPKPNAIFVGGGFDLALFAQLQATAPLGTRLVVNAVTLETESALLHLHAQHGGELLRIELAQAAPLGRMRGWQPSRPVVQWSVTL from the coding sequence ATGTCTGAACCTTGGCTCTCTAAACCCTGGTTATCAATCATTGGTATTGGTGAAGATGGCTTGCATGGTCTTGGCGATGGTAGCCGCTCGGCACTGGCGCGCGCGCAGCACGTGTTCGGCGGGCCACGCCACTTGGCGCTGGCAGACGTGGGCAGCCGGGGCATTGAATGGCCCGTGCCTTTTGACGTGGCGCCTGTGCTCGCCCTGCGCGGCCAGCCGGTCGTGGTGCTGGCCTCGGGCGACCCGTTCTGGTTTGGGGCGGGTGGTAGCCTGGCGGCGCATTTGCAAGCGGGCGAATGGGTGGCTCACCCAGCACCTTCCACCCTTTCCCTGGCAGCCGCGCGTCTGGCCTGGCGGCTGGAGGCGGTGCACTGCTTCGGCCTGCACGCCGCGCCCTTTGCCCGCACCCGCAGTAGCCTGCACCCCGGCGCGCAGTTGATCTGCCTGTTGCGCGATGCGGCGGCGGTGGGTGAATTTGCCCAGTGGCTCACAACCCAACGCTGCGGTGCTTCTAACGTGTGGGTGCTGGAAGCCTTGGGCGGCACGCGTGAACGCATCAGCCACACCACTGCGGATGCACTCGACTTTGCCAACATCCAAGCCCCGGTGGCCGTGGCCGTGCAAGTGGCGAGCACGGACACCGCATTCAAAGGCCTGCCCCGCAGCCCCGGCCTGCCAGACGCGGGCTTTGCCAGCGACGGGCAAATCACCAAATTACCCATACGCGCCTTGACGCTGGCCGCACTCGCGCCCCGCCCCGGCGAACACCTGTGGGACCTGGGCGCGGGCTCGGGCTCGGTGTCGGTGGAGTGGTGCCTGGCAGGTGGCAGCTCCAGCGCGGTGGAGCAGCACGCCGAGCGCGTCACCAACATCCGCAGCAATGCGGCGAACTTCGGCATAGACCACCGCCTGACGGTGCACCACGGCCACACGCCCGACATGCTGGCGAGCTTGCCCAAACCCAACGCCATTTTTGTGGGTGGCGGGTTTGACTTGGCGCTGTTTGCCCAGCTGCAAGCCACTGCACCGCTAGGCACCCGCTTGGTGGTGAACGCGGTAACGCTGGAAACCGAGTCTGCCCTGCTGCACCTGCACGCCCAGCATGGCGGCGAGCTGCTGCGCATCGAGTTGGCGCAAGCCGCGCCCCTAGGCCGCATGCGAGGCTGGCAGCCCAGCCGACCGGTGGTGCAGTGGAGCGTGACGCTGTGA
- a CDS encoding cobalt-precorrin-6A reductase, protein MARGSLRVLLLGGTTEASRLAQALAQAGVDAVFSYAGRTDAPIAQPLPTRVGGFGGVAGLQAFLQAARISHVVDATHPFAAQMSSNAVQACAAAGVPLLALERPAWQAQGGDVWTHVANIAAAVQALPDEPARVFLAIGKQNLAPFLACSQHWYLLRLVDPVLDLPAARGHVVLDRGPFTLQGDRALLQAHGITHIVAKNSGGAGAEAKLTAARELGLPVILIDRPHIPSRHTVGSVPEVLRWLGVAGG, encoded by the coding sequence ATGGCGCGCGGCTCCTTGCGGGTGTTGTTGCTGGGCGGTACCACCGAGGCCAGTCGCCTGGCACAGGCCTTGGCGCAGGCCGGGGTGGATGCGGTGTTTTCTTACGCAGGCCGTACCGACGCGCCCATCGCCCAGCCGCTGCCCACCCGCGTGGGCGGCTTTGGTGGGGTGGCGGGGCTGCAGGCCTTTTTGCAAGCCGCGCGCATCAGCCATGTGGTGGACGCCACCCACCCTTTTGCCGCCCAAATGAGCAGCAACGCGGTGCAGGCCTGTGCAGCCGCTGGCGTGCCCCTGCTGGCACTCGAGCGGCCCGCCTGGCAGGCGCAGGGTGGCGATGTGTGGACGCATGTGGCGAATATCGCAGCCGCCGTGCAAGCCTTGCCTGATGAGCCCGCCCGCGTGTTTTTGGCCATTGGCAAGCAGAACCTGGCGCCGTTTTTGGCATGTAGTCAGCACTGGTACCTGTTGCGCTTGGTGGACCCGGTGCTGGACTTGCCCGCCGCGCGCGGCCATGTGGTGCTGGACCGCGGCCCCTTCACGCTGCAGGGCGACCGCGCCTTGCTGCAGGCGCATGGCATCACGCACATCGTCGCCAAAAACTCCGGCGGCGCGGGTGCAGAGGCCAAGCTGACAGCCGCCCGTGAATTGGGCTTGCCCGTCATCCTGATAGACCGGCCGCACATTCCTAGCCGCCACACCGTGGGCAGCGTGCCCGAGGTGCTGCGCTGGCTGGGCGTGGCGGGCGGTTGA
- the cobJ gene encoding precorrin-3B C(17)-methyltransferase encodes MTTPLAAGTLCIAGLGPGDAQLVTPEVTAAIDAATDIVGYIPYVARIAPRPGLTLHASDNRVEMDRARAALQMAAEGKQVVIVSSGDPGVFAMAAAVFEALEGRPDWQALDIRVLPGITAMLAAAAKAGAPLGHDFCAINLSDNLKPAELIEARVRAAAGADFAMAFYNPRSTSRPHTFGRVLQVLLEACGPDRLITFARAVSTPEEKLLTVRLGDATPEMADMRTVVIVGNSTTRHVGRFVYTPRSAL; translated from the coding sequence ATGACCACACCACTGGCAGCAGGCACGCTGTGCATCGCCGGCCTGGGCCCGGGCGACGCGCAACTGGTCACGCCCGAAGTGACTGCCGCCATAGACGCTGCCACCGACATCGTGGGCTACATCCCCTACGTGGCGCGCATTGCGCCGCGCCCCGGCCTGACGCTGCACGCATCTGACAACCGGGTCGAGATGGACCGCGCCCGCGCCGCCCTACAAATGGCGGCTGAGGGCAAGCAGGTGGTGATCGTGTCTTCTGGCGACCCCGGCGTGTTTGCCATGGCGGCTGCCGTGTTTGAAGCGCTGGAAGGCCGGCCCGACTGGCAGGCGCTCGATATTCGCGTGCTGCCCGGCATCACCGCCATGCTGGCCGCTGCAGCCAAAGCCGGTGCGCCCCTGGGCCACGACTTTTGCGCCATCAACCTCAGCGACAACCTCAAACCTGCCGAGCTGATTGAAGCCCGGGTGCGCGCCGCCGCCGGGGCCGACTTTGCGATGGCGTTTTACAACCCCCGCTCCACTAGCCGCCCGCATACCTTTGGCCGCGTGCTGCAGGTGCTGCTGGAAGCCTGCGGCCCGGACCGCCTGATCACCTTTGCCCGCGCTGTGAGCACCCCGGAAGAAAAGCTGCTCACCGTGCGACTGGGTGACGCCACCCCCGAAATGGCGGACATGCGCACTGTGGTCATCGTGGGCAACAGCACCACCCGCCACGTGGGCCGCTTTGTTTACACCCCGCGCTCGGCGCTATGA